The Desulfonatronum thiosulfatophilum DNA segment TGCCCGAGGCGGAAAGCGAGCTGACCGCCGGCTTCCACACAGAATATTCGGGCATGGGATTCGGCATCTTCTTCCTGGCCGAATATGCGAACATGATCGTGGTCTGCAGCGTGGCCACCGTCCTGTTCCTGGGCGGATGGAACGGCCCGGTGGCTCCCGGAGTGTGGTGGTTTCTGGCCAAGGTCTACCTGCTGCTCCTGGTGATGATGTGGTTCCGCTGGACCTATCCGCGGGTGCGCTTCGACCAGCTGCTGAACCTGAGCTGGAAGTGGCTCCTGCCCCTGGCTTTGATCAACCTGATCGTGACCCTTGTCGTGATCAAATTGTAGTGGTGAAGCTATGATCATGTTTCGCGAATTCGGCAAGGCCGCACAAGGCCTGTGGAGTCTGGTAATCGGCTTGGGAATCACCTTTCGAGCCTTTGTGCGGCCACAGGTGACCGTCCACTATCCCCGGGCCACCGTTGACGACGCCAATCTGCAAACCTTTCACGGTCATGTGGAACTGGTGGGCAAGGATGATGAACCTCTGGTGCCCAGATGCATTTCCTGCGGCATGTGCGCCATGAATTGCCCCAGCGCCTGCCTGACCGTGGTCAAGCAGAAAGCTCCGAAGCCGACGCCTGAGGAAAAGAAAGCCATGGAAGAGGCCGAAGCCCGGGGTGAAAAGGTCAAGAAGCCCGCCGCACCCAAGGACCCGGCCACGTTTATGTATGATTTTTCCCTCTGCAGTCTTTGCGGTACATGCGTGGAAATCTGTCCCGTGGATTCATTGCGGTTTTCCAGCAATATCTACCAAGCTGGATTCGGTCGCCACGATTTTAACCTGGACCTGCTCACCAGACTGCGGGAGCAGGGCGGGGAGCCGCGCGGAGCCGCCGTCAGCACACCGATTTCAACATCTGATCCGGATCAAGGATAGTTACATGCAATCATTGGCCATTATCGCCTTTGGCGTCTATGTGATGATCATTCTGCTTGGAGGATTGATGGCGGTATTCAGCCGCAACATGGTCCGGGCCCTGGTGGGGCTGATTCTGACCCTGTTCGGAGTGGCGGGCTGTTATCTGCTCATGGCCGCGCCCTTCATGGCCCTGATGCAGATTCTGATCTACGTCGCCGCGGTGAGCATCATGATCTTTTTCGCGATCATGCTGACCAAGCCGCCGGTGGGCGCGGAGGAACACGCGGGGCGGCCCTGGTGGGTGATTGCCGGTTCGGTGGTCGCGGCCCTGGCCCCGGTGATGCTCATCGGACGCGTGCTGCGCTGGCAACCTCTGGCCTCGTATGAGCACCCCCAGGAAATCGTCCTAATGGACCTTGGGCAGACCTTCATCGAACCCTATTTCCTGGCCTTTGAACTGATTTCCGTGATCCTGACCGTAGCCATGGCCGGAGCGGTGCTGCTGGCCTTTGAAAGGAGACAAGGCAGATGACGGCGCTTTCCATGTTTCAATTTGTCAGCCTGCTTTTGCTGGCGCTGGGCCTGTTCGGGGTGATCTGGCGGCGGACCCTGGTGGGCATGCTCATCAGCGCGGAACTGATGCTCAACGGCGCGGGGCTGAGCATCGTGGCCTCGGGCCAGCTGACCGACGCTTCCGGAACCGTGGGCCATGCCGCGGCCCTGTTCGTGATGGGATTGGCCGCGGCCGAGGCGGCCCTGGTTCTGGCGATCATCATCGTCGTGGCCAAGCGCTGCGGTCACATTGAAAGCGCGCGGCTGCGCACCCTGCGAGGCTAGCCATGCCGGAGATTCTGGTCAGCTCCAAGATCCTGCTTCCCCTGCTTATCACCCTGATCGCGCCTTTTGGCATCGCCCTGGCCCGGCACAACCCGAACAACCGGGAAGCCGTCTCCTTTGCCGCGGGCATCCTGACGTTTCTCACGGTTCTCTCCTTCGTTCCCGACGTCCTGGACGGCAAGATCCAGACCTTCACCCTGTTCACCCTGATTCCCGGGGTCACGGTCAAGTTCGGCGTGGACGGCCTGTCCCTGATCTTTGCATTGGTGGCCTCCTTTCTCTGGATTCTGGCCACCAGCTACAACATCGGCTACATGCGCTCATTGGATGAGCACGCCCAGTCCCGCTACTACTTTTGCTTCGCCGTGGCCATCTTCGGCGCTCTGGGCGTGGCCTTCAGCGCGAACATCTTCACGTTGTACCTGTTCTACGAAGTCATCACCCTGTTCACCTATCCCCTGGTGGCCCACCACCAGGACGACACGTCCTTTGCCGGAGCCCGCAAGTATCTGGTCTACCTGATGGGCACGTCCAAGCTGTTCCTGCTCCCGGCCATGATCATGACCTACGTGCTCGCGGGCAGCCTGGACTTCAACATGACCGACGTCATGGGCGGCATCTTTCCCGCGGATGCCAATCCCACCGCCGTGACCGTCACCTATGTGTTGTTCATCGCCGGTCTGGCCAAGGCCGCGATCATGCCCCTGCACAACTGGCTGCCCTCGGCCATGGTCGCGCCCACCCCGGTCTCGGCCCTGCTGCACGCCGTGGCCGTGGTCAAGGCGGGGGTGTTCTGCGTCTGCCGGATCATCCTCTCCGCCTTCGGCCTGGAAACCATGGACCTGCTCTACCTGGGCATCCCCACGGCATATCTGGCCGCGTTCACCATTGTCGCGGCCTCGTGCATCGCCCTGACCAAGGACGACCTGAAGGCCCGGTTGGCCTATTCCACAGTGAGTCAGCTGTCCTACGTCATCCTCGGCGTGGCCCTGCTCACGCCCATGGCCGTGCTGGGCGGCACCACCCACATCGCCCACCACGCCTTTGCGAAGATCACTCTCTTTTTCGGTGCCGGCGCAATATACGTGGCCACGCACCTCAAGAAGATCAGCCAACTCTCCGGCGTAGGTCGGCGCATGCCCTGGACCTTCGGCGCCTTTTCCCTGGCCGCCCTGAGCATGATCGGCGCACCGCCGGTCTGCGGTTTCGTGACCAAATGGTACCTGGCCAACGGCGCCCTGCAGGCCGAACAAATCCCGATCCTGATAGCCCTGATGGCCAGCACCGTGCTCAATGCCAGCTATTTCGGTCCGATCATCTACAAGGCCTTCTTCGAATCGCCCGCTCCGGGCATCCGTCTGGACGACTGCAAGGAGGCCCCGCTGACCATGGTCGTGCCCCTGTTCATCACCGCCCTGATCTCCATCTTTCTGGGGCTCTTTCCGGATACATTCATGGGGTTCATCAAAGTGATGACCCGGTTCTAGGAGTCGGACATGCAGAATCAGACGGACATCCCCGAAAACGCCCTGATAAAGAAGATGCGCGACCACGCCGGCCTGTTCAAGCTGCTTTTTTTCATCATCCTCGCCATTCTGGTCGGCCTGAACTTCTTCATCAGGCCCTATGAACTCCATGTGGCCTGGGAAGCCTATCCCGGCTTTTGGGCCGGCTTCGGTTTTGTCATCGCCGTGGTCCTGGCCTTTGTGATGAAACGCATCGTCGCTCCGCTGATCGGAGCCCCCGAGGACATCCATGACTAGCTTTATTCATCCGGCGCTCGCCTTCTTCGGTCTGGCTCTGCTGCTCCTGTTTCTGGCCCCCAAGGTCACCTGGTGGCGCTGGCTGCTGCCCGTTGCGCCCGTGCTGGCCATTATCAGCGTTTTTGCCGCCGGCACCGGCGACCATCTGCACGTCGCCTATCTCGGGCTGAACCTGAGCCTGGGCCGGGTGGACAGTCTGTCCCTGATCTTTGCCAACATCTTCGCCATCCAGGCCCTAATCGGCTTCATCTATGCCTTCCATCTCCAGGAGATCCGTCACCATGTGGCCGCGGCCACCTATGTGGGCGGGGCTTTCGGCTGCCTTTTCGCCGGCGACTACCTGACCCTGTTCATTTTCTGGGAAGTGATGAGCGTGGCCTCGACCCTGCTGATCTGGTTCAACACCAAGGACAACCCCAGGGCCGTGGGCGCGGGCATCCGCTACTTCCTGATCCACACCATCGGCGGCCTGCTGATGCTGGCCGGAATCCTGCTGCGCTATCAGGTCACGGGCGACTTCGTCTTCACGGCCGTTGATCCGGCCAATGCCGCCTACTACGACTGGCTGATCATGCTCGGCTTCGGCGTGAACGCGGCCTTTGTCATCGTCCATGCCTGGCTTCCCGACGCCTATCCGGAAGCGACCATCCCCGGCGCGGTCTTCATGAGCGCCTTCACCACGAAAACCGCGGTCTACGTCCTGGCCCGGGGCTATCCCGGCTGGGAATTCCTGGCCTGGATGGGCATCGTCATGTCCCTGTACGGCGTTTTCTACGCGACCATGGAGAACAACGCCCGGCGCATCCTGTCCTATCACATCATGTCCCAGGTCGGGTACATGATCACGGGCATCGGCATCGGTACGGCCCTGGCCCTCAACGGGACCTCGGCCCATGCCTACGCGCACATTCTGTACAAGGGACTCTTGTTCATGAGCGTGGGCGCGGTGCTCTATGCCGCCGGCACCGCGAAGCTCAACGAGCTGGGCGGGCTGGCTGGTCGCCTGCCTCTGGTCATGCTGGCCTACGTTGTAGCCGGTCTTTCCATCTCCGGAATGCCCGTGTTCAACGGCTTTGTCTCCAAAACCATGACCATTGCCGCAGCCTTCGACGACCACCGGGTCCTGCTGGGCATGCTCATGGAAGTGGCCGCGGTGGGCACCTTCCTCTCCGTGGGTCTGAAATTGCCCTACTTCGCCTTCTGGGGGGGCAAGCCCACCTATGCCAAACCCCTCAGGCCCATCCCGGTGAACATGTACATCGCCATGGCCGCCGCGGCCTTCCTGTGCACGGCCCAGGGCCTGTTTCCGGACCTTTTGTACCGATTCCTGCCCTATCCGGGCTCGGAAGCCTTCCAGCCCTGGTCGGCCTGGAAAGTCCTTCTGACCCTGCTCCTGCTGGGCTTCACCGGCCTGGGCTTCATGGTCATGCGCAAGGTGCTCACCCCTCATGCCCAGCGCAATCTGGACTTCGAGGCCCTATACATCTACCTCGGCCGAATTTTCCTGGCCCTGGTCAGCCGCCCCTTGGCCTGGCTGGATTCCATCTGGAGCGAAGTCTACAACCGCATCGGACTGGTGGGGCTGCTCCTGCTGGGCAAGGCCACCTCCTGGTTCGACCGGATGGGCATCGACTTCATCATCGACAACTCCGCCGTGGGCGCCCGGGACACCGGCGGGCTTATGACCACCGCCCAGACCGGCCGCCTCCAGGACTACCTGGCCCTGGCCATCGCCCTGGCCTCCGGCCTGGCGCTGCTGGTCTGGTATCTGGCCTAGCAAAGGCTTCCACCACGGATGTCGGGATGACTCGCATGAACAATCGCGATCCTCAAGGCTGCCATGTTCCCTACTCCCAACCGTTTCCATAAAGGTGCCGCGTCATGATTGAAACCGGGTTTCCCGTACTCAGCGCCCTGATCTTTTTTCCCTTGCTGGCCGCGGTGGGGCTGTTCTTCCTGCGCGACGAACGGACCATCCGCCTGTACACCCTGGTGGTCGGACTGATCGAAATGGGTTTGGCTCTGCCGCTTTTGGGCTTTGACCTGCACACCGCGGCCTTCCAGTTCGTGGAGATCGTGCCCTGGGTTCCGGCCTGGAACATGCATTACCATGTGGGCGTGGACGGGATCAGTCTGCTCATGGTGTTGCTGACCGTGCTCCTGCTGCCGCTGTGCGTGCTGTGCTCCTGGACCTACATTGGCAAGCGGGTCAAGGAATTCCATTTCTGCCTGCTGCTGATGATCGGCGCCTGCGTGGGCATCTTCACGGCCCTGGACTTCGTTTTGTTCTACATCTTCTGGGAAGCCATGCTCATTCCCATGTTCCTGCTCATCGCGGTCTGGGGCGGGCCCAACCGGCGCTACGCCTCCCTGAAGTTCTTCATCTACACCCTGGCCGGCAGCACGCTCTTCCTGGCAGCCATTGTGGCGTTTTTCGTTCAGACCGGCACCTTCTCCATTCCGGAACTGATGAACCACGAATACCCCTTCAATTTTCAATTCTGGACCTTTCTGGCCATGGCCCTGGCATTCGCCATCAAGGTGCCCATGTTCCCGTTTCACACCTGGCTACCGGCTGCCCACGTGGAAGCGCCCACGGCCGGCTCCGTGCTCCTGGCCTCCATCCTGCTGAAAATGGGCACCTACGGATTCCTGCGCTTCTGCCTGCCCCTGACCCCGGCGGCCAGTGAATACTTCGCTCCGCTGATGATCACCATTTCCATCATCTCCATCCTCTACGGCGGCGCCATCGCCCTGGGCCAGCGGGACATGAAGAAGCTGATCGCGTATTCCTCCGTGGCTCACATGGGCTTCGTGACCCTGGGCATCTTCGTCTTCACCATGCGCGGGGTCGAAGGCGCGATCATGCAGATGATCAACCACGGCGTGACCACCGGCGCGCTGTTCATGCTCGTCGGCGCCATCTACGAACGCAGCCACAGCCGTGAAATCGCGGACAACATGGGCCTGGGCAAGTACCTGCCGGCCTACATGTTCTTCTTCGGCCTGTTTGCCATAGCCTCCTTCGGCTTCCCCGGAACCAACGGCTTCGTCTCCGAGGCCCTGGTGCTCATCGGGGTCTTCGAGGCCAGCTACCTCCTGGGTGCGCTGACCATTCCCGGGGTGATGCTGGCCGCGGCCTACATGCTCCGGCTGGGACTGAAACTGGCCTGGGGGCAGCCGTCCCAGGCGCAAAAATGGCATGACCTGAACATGCGGGAATGGGTCTACCTGGCGCCCCTGGCCGTCCTGGTTCTCTACCTGGGACTGATGCCCGGCCTAGCCCTGCGGACTATCAATCCTTCCGTGGTTCATTTGCTGGGCCAGTATGAAAGCCGCAAGACCATGCACCTGGAAACCTCCCTGAAGTCGCAGCCTCCCGTACTGGCAACCGGCCAATCCCTTTCTATCGAGTCTCCTTTAACGCGAGGTGACGACCAGTGATCTTTCAAGTCGAACTGTTCATTCCGGAACTGTATCTGCTGGCCCTGGTCGGCGCGCTCTTCGTCCTGACCGTGGGCCCCGCATCCTGGCAACGTCTCTTGCGCTATCTGCCCCTGGCCGCGGGAATCGGCATTGGCGTGGCCGCGGTTTCCCTGCAAAAATCCGGGTTGATGCTCTATGGAGCCTACCAGGTGGACGCCTTGTCCCAGTTTTTCAAGATGGCCATCTTTCTGGGCCTGGCCGTCACCTGCCTGAACGCCATGAGCCAGCCCACCTTGTCCGACGAAAAGCGCCCGGACTACTTCCTGTTCCTGGCCCTGAGCGCCCTAGGCCTGATGCTGCTCTCCAGCGCCGTGGAACTGGTGACCATATTCCTGGCCCTGGAGTTGGCCTCCTACAGCATCTACGCCTTGATTCCCCTGCGGGCCAGGGAGCCCGCGGCAGCCGAGGCCGGGATCAAGTACATCCTCTTCGGCGCGGTGGTTACGGCCCTGGCCATGTATGGCCTGTCCTACATCCTGGGCGTGCACCATACGACCTACCTTTCCGAATTGGCGACCAAAACCTGGTCCTGGTCCGAATCCCCGGCCGCCTTGATCGGCATCGCCCTGTTCATGGGCGCGCTGTTCTACAAGCTGGCCCTGTTTCCTCTGCACTTCTGGTGCCCGGACGTCTACGAGGGCGCATCCAACGAGACCGCGGCCTTCGTGGCCACCCTGCCCAAGCTGGGCGCGGTGGTCGTTCTGGTGCGCATGGCCACGCTACTGGATCCAAGTATGGAAGTGACCATGCTCCTGGCAGTACTGGCCGCCCTGTCCATGACCTTCGGCAACCTGTCCGCCCTGGTCCAGACGGATCTCAAGCGTCTTCTGGGCTACTCGTCGGTATCCCATGCCGGGTACGTGATGCTGGGCATCGTGGCCGGCACGTCCGCGGGCCTGGCCGCCGCCGCCTTCTACGCCGTGGTCTATCTTTTGATGAACCTGGCCTGCTTCTGGGTGATCTGCCGGGTTTCCACGGACGGGCGCAATCTAAAGCTGGACGACTTGAACGGCCTCTACCAGCGCTCTCCCGGCCTAGCCCTGATTCTGGCCGTCTCGGCCTTTGCCCTGGTCGGCCTGCCGCCCACGGCCGGCTTCATGGGCAAGCTCTTCCTGCTCAATTCGGCCTGG contains these protein-coding regions:
- a CDS encoding NADH-quinone oxidoreductase subunit N, producing MIFQVELFIPELYLLALVGALFVLTVGPASWQRLLRYLPLAAGIGIGVAAVSLQKSGLMLYGAYQVDALSQFFKMAIFLGLAVTCLNAMSQPTLSDEKRPDYFLFLALSALGLMLLSSAVELVTIFLALELASYSIYALIPLRAREPAAAEAGIKYILFGAVVTALAMYGLSYILGVHHTTYLSELATKTWSWSESPAALIGIALFMGALFYKLALFPLHFWCPDVYEGASNETAAFVATLPKLGAVVVLVRMATLLDPSMEVTMLLAVLAALSMTFGNLSALVQTDLKRLLGYSSVSHAGYVMLGIVAGTSAGLAAAAFYAVVYLLMNLACFWVICRVSTDGRNLKLDDLNGLYQRSPGLALILAVSAFALVGLPPTAGFMGKLFLLNSAWLEGYHWLVIIAVLNSAIAIYYYLNLVRHAYTREAEVTAPALTSPGLLWGGLLAAAVLWLGMVPGTVFSLAQAAGAMVMP
- a CDS encoding complex I subunit 4 family protein; this translates as MIETGFPVLSALIFFPLLAAVGLFFLRDERTIRLYTLVVGLIEMGLALPLLGFDLHTAAFQFVEIVPWVPAWNMHYHVGVDGISLLMVLLTVLLLPLCVLCSWTYIGKRVKEFHFCLLLMIGACVGIFTALDFVLFYIFWEAMLIPMFLLIAVWGGPNRRYASLKFFIYTLAGSTLFLAAIVAFFVQTGTFSIPELMNHEYPFNFQFWTFLAMALAFAIKVPMFPFHTWLPAAHVEAPTAGSVLLASILLKMGTYGFLRFCLPLTPAASEYFAPLMITISIISILYGGAIALGQRDMKKLIAYSSVAHMGFVTLGIFVFTMRGVEGAIMQMINHGVTTGALFMLVGAIYERSHSREIADNMGLGKYLPAYMFFFGLFAIASFGFPGTNGFVSEALVLIGVFEASYLLGALTIPGVMLAAAYMLRLGLKLAWGQPSQAQKWHDLNMREWVYLAPLAVLVLYLGLMPGLALRTINPSVVHLLGQYESRKTMHLETSLKSQPPVLATGQSLSIESPLTRGDDQ
- a CDS encoding monovalent cation/H+ antiporter subunit D family protein: MPEILVSSKILLPLLITLIAPFGIALARHNPNNREAVSFAAGILTFLTVLSFVPDVLDGKIQTFTLFTLIPGVTVKFGVDGLSLIFALVASFLWILATSYNIGYMRSLDEHAQSRYYFCFAVAIFGALGVAFSANIFTLYLFYEVITLFTYPLVAHHQDDTSFAGARKYLVYLMGTSKLFLLPAMIMTYVLAGSLDFNMTDVMGGIFPADANPTAVTVTYVLFIAGLAKAAIMPLHNWLPSAMVAPTPVSALLHAVAVVKAGVFCVCRIILSAFGLETMDLLYLGIPTAYLAAFTIVAASCIALTKDDLKARLAYSTVSQLSYVILGVALLTPMAVLGGTTHIAHHAFAKITLFFGAGAIYVATHLKKISQLSGVGRRMPWTFGAFSLAALSMIGAPPVCGFVTKWYLANGALQAEQIPILIALMASTVLNASYFGPIIYKAFFESPAPGIRLDDCKEAPLTMVVPLFITALISIFLGLFPDTFMGFIKVMTRF
- a CDS encoding NADH-quinone oxidoreductase subunit J family protein, translated to MQSLAIIAFGVYVMIILLGGLMAVFSRNMVRALVGLILTLFGVAGCYLLMAAPFMALMQILIYVAAVSIMIFFAIMLTKPPVGAEEHAGRPWWVIAGSVVAALAPVMLIGRVLRWQPLASYEHPQEIVLMDLGQTFIEPYFLAFELISVILTVAMAGAVLLAFERRQGR
- the nuoK gene encoding NADH-quinone oxidoreductase subunit NuoK, whose protein sequence is MTALSMFQFVSLLLLALGLFGVIWRRTLVGMLISAELMLNGAGLSIVASGQLTDASGTVGHAAALFVMGLAAAEAALVLAIIIVVAKRCGHIESARLRTLRG
- a CDS encoding Na(+)/H(+) antiporter subunit D, translated to MTSFIHPALAFFGLALLLLFLAPKVTWWRWLLPVAPVLAIISVFAAGTGDHLHVAYLGLNLSLGRVDSLSLIFANIFAIQALIGFIYAFHLQEIRHHVAAATYVGGAFGCLFAGDYLTLFIFWEVMSVASTLLIWFNTKDNPRAVGAGIRYFLIHTIGGLLMLAGILLRYQVTGDFVFTAVDPANAAYYDWLIMLGFGVNAAFVIVHAWLPDAYPEATIPGAVFMSAFTTKTAVYVLARGYPGWEFLAWMGIVMSLYGVFYATMENNARRILSYHIMSQVGYMITGIGIGTALALNGTSAHAYAHILYKGLLFMSVGAVLYAAGTAKLNELGGLAGRLPLVMLAYVVAGLSISGMPVFNGFVSKTMTIAAAFDDHRVLLGMLMEVAAVGTFLSVGLKLPYFAFWGGKPTYAKPLRPIPVNMYIAMAAAAFLCTAQGLFPDLLYRFLPYPGSEAFQPWSAWKVLLTLLLLGFTGLGFMVMRKVLTPHAQRNLDFEALYIYLGRIFLALVSRPLAWLDSIWSEVYNRIGLVGLLLLGKATSWFDRMGIDFIIDNSAVGARDTGGLMTTAQTGRLQDYLALAIALASGLALLVWYLA
- a CDS encoding 4Fe-4S binding protein, with the protein product MIMFREFGKAAQGLWSLVIGLGITFRAFVRPQVTVHYPRATVDDANLQTFHGHVELVGKDDEPLVPRCISCGMCAMNCPSACLTVVKQKAPKPTPEEKKAMEEAEARGEKVKKPAAPKDPATFMYDFSLCSLCGTCVEICPVDSLRFSSNIYQAGFGRHDFNLDLLTRLREQGGEPRGAAVSTPISTSDPDQG